In Xylanibacter ruminicola 23, a single genomic region encodes these proteins:
- a CDS encoding SPFH domain-containing protein, producing MENKECTFNGMVLNGFLMLFVTIALALANIYAGIKWIILLTDTDGANGGWQLLCCAVLLIVSIVLMCGFLMLEPNEARVLTFFGKYRGTFTRTGYFWVNPLLSSKKVSLRARNLDAEPIKVNDKTGNPVMIGLVLVWKLKDTYKALFEVDTQTMAANPAAIGSDTKGLMNALENFVRVQSDAALRQVAGQYAYDDEDTKTGEPTLRSSADEINEQLEQKLDERLALAGIEVVEARINYLAYAPEIAAVMLRRQQASAIITAREKIVEGAVSMVKMALDKLSNEEIVELDDDKKAAMVSNLLVVLCGDDNAQPVVNTGTLNH from the coding sequence ATGGAAAATAAAGAGTGTACATTTAATGGAATGGTCCTAAACGGATTCCTCATGTTGTTTGTAACAATAGCATTGGCATTAGCAAATATCTATGCTGGTATAAAGTGGATTATCCTTTTGACAGACACAGATGGAGCCAATGGTGGCTGGCAGCTACTCTGCTGTGCAGTCCTCTTAATTGTAAGCATTGTGCTGATGTGTGGATTCCTGATGTTGGAGCCCAACGAGGCACGTGTACTTACATTCTTTGGAAAGTATAGAGGTACGTTCACAAGGACTGGATACTTTTGGGTTAACCCATTATTATCTTCTAAGAAGGTTAGTCTGCGTGCGCGAAATCTGGATGCAGAGCCTATTAAGGTAAACGACAAGACTGGTAACCCTGTAATGATTGGCCTGGTACTGGTTTGGAAACTGAAGGACACCTACAAGGCTCTGTTCGAGGTTGATACACAAACCATGGCCGCTAATCCTGCTGCTATAGGTAGCGACACCAAGGGACTGATGAACGCGCTCGAGAATTTTGTACGTGTGCAGAGCGATGCTGCCCTGCGCCAGGTGGCTGGTCAGTATGCCTACGATGATGAGGACACCAAGACAGGCGAACCTACCCTGCGCTCGAGTGCCGATGAAATCAACGAGCAGTTGGAGCAGAAACTGGATGAGCGCTTGGCACTGGCAGGTATCGAGGTGGTAGAGGCCCGCATCAACTATCTGGCCTACGCTCCTGAGATTGCAGCCGTAATGCTGCGTCGCCAGCAGGCAAGTGCTATCATCACTGCACGCGAAAAGATTGTAGAGGGCGCTGTATCGATGGTAAAGATGGCACTCGATAAGCTCTCGAACGAGGAGATAGTAGAACTCGACGATGACAAGAAGGCTGCCATGGTTAGTAATCTGCTGGTAGTGCTCTGCGGCGATGACAACGCTCAGCCCGTAGTCAATACAGGAACGCTAAATCATTAA
- a CDS encoding beta-galactosidase, which produces MKKVKLLITALLLTFAQFASAGDFTVGNKTFLLNGEPFVVKAAEVHYPRIPRPYWEHRIKMCKALGMNTLCIYVFWNIHEQREGQFDFTDNNDVAEFCRLAQKNGMYVIVRPGPYVCAEWEMGGLPWWLLKKKDIRLRERDPYFLERVKIFEQKVGEQLAPLTIQNGGPIIMVQVENEYGSYGEDKPYVSEIRDCLRGIYGEKLTLFQCDWSSNFERNGLDDLVWTMNFGTGANIDHEFARLKQLRPNAPLMCSEFWSGWFDKWGANHETRPAKDMVDGMDEMLSKNISFSLYMTHGGTSFGHWAGANSPGFAPDVTSYDYDAPINEYGGTTEKFFQLRKMMQKYSKTPLPAIPARPANMINIPAFEMREHADILLGADSLVMNSPLRTMEELNQGWGSMVYITSLPDIDTPSVLTLNDGHDFAQVFIDSTYIGKIDRVRNEKSLLLPAVKKGQELKILIEAMGRINFGRAIKDYKGITESVTLSTDKDGHELIWNLKRWDIFTIPDSYAAAKKALDTAKRDSLTKMVFKGSGYYRGYFNLKRVGDTFLNMENWGKGQVYVNGHAIGRFWSIGPQQTLYVPGCWLKKGKNEVVVLDVVGPSAKAFYFTKDKKRLSPWLFAQNKPELDKLNVEKSRTHNDPANQPDLNSATPAHVGQLAADNGWQMVRFAAPQTGRYLAIQALSTHEGKDVVSVAELYAVNAVGARLSREPWTVKYADSEETKRGNNTAEKSFDLQESTYWRTERGAALPHLMVIDLGSEQTITGFDYLPRAEEGAPGSIKDYKIFVY; this is translated from the coding sequence ATGAAAAAAGTTAAACTACTGATTACTGCTTTATTGCTCACTTTTGCTCAGTTTGCTAGTGCTGGCGATTTTACTGTTGGAAACAAAACTTTCCTGCTTAATGGCGAGCCTTTTGTGGTTAAGGCGGCCGAGGTTCACTATCCGCGTATCCCCCGTCCATATTGGGAACATCGCATAAAAATGTGTAAGGCTTTAGGTATGAACACCCTCTGTATCTATGTGTTCTGGAATATCCATGAACAGCGCGAGGGACAGTTCGATTTCACTGATAATAATGATGTGGCTGAGTTCTGCCGACTGGCCCAGAAAAATGGCATGTACGTGATTGTCCGTCCTGGTCCATACGTATGTGCCGAGTGGGAGATGGGCGGTCTGCCTTGGTGGCTGCTCAAGAAGAAAGATATCCGTCTGCGCGAGCGCGATCCTTATTTCTTGGAGCGTGTAAAAATCTTCGAGCAGAAAGTGGGCGAGCAGTTAGCTCCCCTCACCATTCAGAATGGTGGTCCTATCATCATGGTGCAGGTAGAGAATGAGTATGGCTCGTATGGCGAGGATAAACCCTATGTCTCTGAGATTCGCGATTGCCTGCGTGGCATCTACGGCGAAAAACTCACACTGTTCCAGTGCGACTGGAGTTCAAACTTCGAAAGAAACGGTCTCGACGATTTGGTTTGGACCATGAACTTCGGTACTGGTGCTAATATCGATCACGAGTTTGCACGTCTCAAGCAGTTGCGCCCCAATGCCCCTCTGATGTGCTCTGAGTTCTGGAGCGGTTGGTTCGATAAGTGGGGGGCTAATCACGAAACACGCCCTGCCAAGGATATGGTGGATGGTATGGACGAGATGCTGTCAAAGAATATCTCGTTCTCGCTCTATATGACACATGGCGGTACCTCGTTTGGTCATTGGGCAGGTGCTAACTCGCCAGGTTTCGCACCTGATGTAACCAGTTACGATTACGATGCTCCTATCAACGAGTATGGTGGCACCACCGAGAAGTTTTTCCAGTTGCGTAAGATGATGCAGAAGTACAGCAAAACACCGCTGCCTGCTATCCCCGCGCGCCCTGCTAACATGATTAATATCCCTGCCTTCGAGATGCGCGAGCATGCCGATATTCTGCTGGGTGCCGACAGTCTGGTGATGAACAGTCCGCTGCGCACCATGGAGGAACTTAATCAGGGCTGGGGCTCGATGGTATATATCACCTCGCTGCCCGATATCGATACCCCTAGTGTGCTTACCCTCAACGATGGACACGACTTTGCACAGGTGTTCATCGATAGTACCTATATCGGTAAGATTGATCGTGTACGCAACGAAAAGAGCCTTCTGTTGCCAGCCGTAAAGAAAGGTCAGGAACTTAAGATTCTTATCGAGGCTATGGGTCGTATCAACTTTGGTCGTGCCATCAAGGATTACAAGGGCATCACCGAGAGTGTCACCCTGTCAACCGATAAGGATGGTCACGAGCTTATCTGGAACCTGAAGCGCTGGGATATCTTTACTATTCCCGATAGCTATGCAGCTGCCAAGAAGGCACTCGATACAGCCAAGCGCGATTCGCTTACTAAAATGGTGTTCAAGGGTTCAGGCTATTATCGTGGCTATTTCAACCTCAAGAGGGTAGGCGATACCTTCCTGAATATGGAGAACTGGGGCAAGGGTCAGGTATATGTCAATGGTCATGCTATTGGTCGTTTCTGGTCTATTGGTCCTCAGCAAACCCTCTATGTGCCAGGTTGCTGGCTTAAGAAGGGTAAGAACGAGGTCGTTGTGCTCGATGTGGTAGGTCCTTCTGCTAAGGCATTCTACTTCACTAAGGACAAGAAGCGCCTTTCACCTTGGCTCTTTGCGCAGAATAAGCCTGAACTCGATAAACTAAATGTTGAAAAATCTCGTACACATAACGATCCTGCTAATCAGCCCGATCTCAACTCTGCAACTCCAGCCCATGTAGGTCAGTTGGCAGCCGATAATGGTTGGCAGATGGTACGTTTTGCTGCACCACAGACAGGTCGCTATCTCGCTATCCAGGCCTTATCTACCCACGAAGGTAAGGATGTGGTATCTGTAGCCGAACTCTATGCCGTTAATGCTGTTGGCGCACGCCTCAGTCGTGAACCTTGGACAGTAAAATATGCTGATAGCGAGGAGACGAAGCGTGGTAATAATACTGCTGAAAAATCTTTCGATTTGCAGGAGTCAACTTACTGGCGTACTGAGCGTGGCGCGGCACTGCCACAT
- a CDS encoding alpha/beta hydrolase, with protein sequence MKKLFFTLVLVCIGLTATAQEVRRSWSGNLEAMGQKLPIVLNLVDGKCTLDSPAQGATGIPATVDLLTKDSIKISVKSLGATYVACFVDGQLQGTFAQAGMKLPLNMKEISPDGPNRPQTPKGPFPYTTEEVTFTNTKAGATLAGTLTVPQGGAKCVMIMVTGSGPENRDEEIYAHKPFAVIADRLARAGIATLRYDDRATGQSVGGDMKNATSIDLAEDAAAGIEWLRAQKRFKKVGLLGHSEGGLIAFMLGAQKKVDFIVSLAGPAVKGDSILLYQSRNSGSPLAKGITMEYLRNMMKGNKWVEWFMDYDPTENIAKTKCPVLALNGTKDCQVPAAQNIPVLRRLLAKNKKTIIKECEGLNHLFQHCDTGRPDEYYNIEETIAEEVLADIVGWVNKL encoded by the coding sequence ATGAAAAAACTATTCTTCACCCTTGTCTTAGTCTGCATAGGCCTGACCGCCACTGCGCAGGAGGTGCGCAGAAGTTGGAGTGGTAATCTGGAAGCGATGGGACAGAAACTGCCCATCGTACTGAACCTGGTTGACGGCAAGTGTACGCTCGATAGTCCTGCCCAAGGTGCAACAGGCATCCCTGCCACTGTAGACCTGCTCACAAAAGACTCGATAAAGATCAGCGTCAAGTCGCTTGGTGCCACATATGTTGCATGCTTTGTAGATGGTCAACTGCAGGGAACTTTCGCCCAAGCAGGTATGAAGTTGCCACTCAACATGAAAGAGATCTCGCCCGATGGTCCCAATCGTCCACAAACACCAAAGGGGCCATTCCCCTACACCACAGAGGAGGTGACATTTACCAACACCAAGGCTGGCGCAACTTTGGCAGGCACACTGACTGTCCCCCAAGGCGGAGCTAAATGCGTAATGATTATGGTGACAGGCAGTGGACCAGAGAATCGCGATGAAGAGATATACGCCCACAAGCCATTTGCAGTGATTGCTGACCGCCTGGCGCGCGCTGGCATAGCCACACTGCGATATGACGATCGTGCCACAGGTCAGTCGGTGGGTGGAGATATGAAAAACGCCACATCGATCGACTTAGCCGAAGATGCCGCTGCAGGCATCGAGTGGCTGCGTGCGCAGAAGCGATTCAAGAAGGTGGGACTGCTGGGTCACAGCGAGGGCGGACTGATAGCCTTTATGCTGGGTGCACAAAAGAAGGTAGACTTCATTGTATCACTGGCTGGTCCAGCAGTTAAGGGCGATAGTATCCTGCTATATCAGAGCAGAAACAGCGGCAGTCCACTTGCTAAGGGTATCACCATGGAGTATCTGCGCAATATGATGAAGGGCAATAAGTGGGTGGAGTGGTTTATGGACTATGATCCAACTGAAAATATCGCCAAGACCAAGTGCCCAGTGCTGGCACTTAATGGCACCAAGGATTGTCAGGTGCCCGCTGCACAGAATATCCCAGTACTACGCCGCCTGCTGGCCAAGAACAAAAAGACGATCATCAAGGAGTGTGAAGGATTGAACCATCTGTTCCAACACTGCGATACAGGTCGCCCTGATGAATACTACAATATTGAAGAAACCATCGCTGAAGAGGTACTTGCAGATATTGTTGGTTGGGTCAATAAGCTATAA
- the mnmA gene encoding tRNA 2-thiouridine(34) synthase MnmA, whose amino-acid sequence MNIKDIENKRIAVLLSGGVDSSVVVYEFARMGLHPDCFYIKIGPEEEEEWDCSSEEDLEMATAVSHKFGCKLEVIDCHNEYWDQVTKYTMDKVRAGLTPNPDVMCNRLIKFGAFDEKRGHDYDLIATGHYAMTETDENGDKWLCTSPDPVKDQTDFLAQIADWQLKKALFPIGHYVKDEVRVIAEREHLVNAKRKDSQGICFLGKINYNDYIRRYLGEQPGDVIELETGKRIGEHKGLWFHTIGQRKGMGFGGGPWFVVKKDVANNILYVSHGYDPETAYKADFPVHDFHFLTKELQPTKITFKIRHTPEYHPATLEWTSPSTCMVHSKDKIHGVAPGQFCVVYDKDHHRCLGSGEITI is encoded by the coding sequence ATGAACATAAAAGACATTGAGAATAAGCGCATTGCAGTGTTGCTTTCGGGCGGTGTAGATAGCAGTGTAGTCGTATACGAGTTCGCTCGTATGGGACTGCATCCTGATTGTTTCTATATTAAGATTGGTCCGGAAGAGGAAGAAGAATGGGATTGCTCGAGCGAGGAGGACTTGGAGATGGCTACTGCTGTATCGCATAAGTTTGGATGCAAGTTGGAGGTTATCGATTGTCATAATGAGTATTGGGACCAGGTGACTAAGTACACCATGGACAAAGTGCGTGCAGGATTAACACCTAATCCCGATGTCATGTGCAACCGACTGATTAAGTTTGGTGCCTTTGACGAGAAGCGTGGTCACGACTACGACCTGATTGCAACAGGTCACTATGCTATGACCGAAACAGACGAGAATGGTGACAAGTGGCTCTGCACCAGTCCTGACCCAGTGAAGGACCAGACTGATTTCCTGGCACAGATAGCTGACTGGCAGCTGAAGAAGGCCCTGTTCCCAATAGGTCATTATGTAAAGGATGAGGTGCGTGTGATAGCTGAACGCGAGCATTTGGTTAATGCAAAACGTAAGGATTCGCAAGGTATCTGTTTCTTAGGAAAGATTAATTATAACGACTATATTCGCAGGTATCTTGGCGAACAACCAGGTGATGTGATTGAACTGGAAACAGGCAAGCGCATTGGCGAACACAAGGGCTTGTGGTTCCACACCATTGGTCAGCGTAAGGGCATGGGCTTTGGTGGCGGTCCTTGGTTTGTAGTTAAGAAAGATGTGGCTAATAATATATTATATGTATCGCACGGCTACGATCCCGAAACAGCTTATAAGGCCGATTTCCCAGTGCACGATTTCCATTTCCTCACTAAGGAATTACAGCCAACGAAGATTACCTTTAAGATTCGCCACACACCAGAATACCATCCGGCCACATTAGAGTGGACAAGTCCAAGTACTTGCATGGTTCACTCAAAAGATAAAATCCACGGTGTGGCACCTGGTCAGTTCTGTGTAGTTTACGACAAGGATCATCACCGCTGCTTAGGCTCAGGCGAAATCACCATTTAA
- a CDS encoding alpha-glucuronidase, with amino-acid sequence MKILTLLLMALVFAGMAKAEDGHQLWLRQQPINKAKVTGPECIAAQELRTYSTQNVTLKIDATMEQDAYCIKVNSEQGKVNSVISAKNEIGLLYGAYALLRGETTGSEPFYKLRILNHWDNMNGTIERGYAGLSIFWKGKAGERKFHGRTIFVEDPDQPIDAELIKEYARANASIGINGTVLNNVNASPKMLSAIYINKVKQYADILRPYGIKVYLSVNFASPMSIPAKGFNGGKPIKTADPLNPKVKAWWKAKAKEIYAQIPDFGGFLVKANSEGQPGPFDYKRTHADGANMLADAVKPFGGIIMWRSFVYGAAHSGEDRVKQAVSEFKDLDGKFRDNVILQSKNGPLDFQPREPYAPIFDNIKNTKQMAELQITQEYLGQSRHLTYLAPMWREFFGFVAPEKLVGIAGVANIGLDKNWCGHHFSQANWYAFGRLAWNPNLTSEQIAEEWLGLTFNASNNEALKSMMLRSREACVDYMMPIGLHHIFAFDEHYGPEPDGYNAHVPLEWCPVYYHKANNDSIGFNRTHTGSNATAQYREPYCTLYDNINTCPERYLLWFHRVPWSYRLKSGRTVLEEMDYRYARGVKEVEDFIRIWNETKPNIDEQRWQEVDARLQHQLENAKEWQKVCMDYFSSFTKK; translated from the coding sequence ATGAAGATACTAACATTACTCTTAATGGCATTGGTCTTTGCTGGGATGGCAAAGGCTGAGGATGGTCACCAACTGTGGCTAAGACAACAACCTATCAACAAAGCAAAGGTTACCGGACCTGAGTGCATCGCTGCCCAGGAACTGAGAACCTACAGTACCCAAAATGTAACCCTGAAGATTGATGCAACAATGGAACAGGATGCGTACTGCATCAAAGTGAATAGTGAACAGGGAAAAGTGAACAGTGTAATCTCTGCCAAAAACGAGATCGGATTATTGTATGGCGCCTATGCATTGTTGCGTGGCGAGACTACCGGCAGTGAGCCATTCTACAAACTGCGCATATTGAACCACTGGGACAACATGAATGGCACTATCGAGCGCGGTTACGCTGGATTGAGCATTTTCTGGAAAGGTAAAGCCGGCGAAAGAAAATTCCACGGTCGCACCATCTTTGTAGAGGATCCCGATCAGCCCATCGACGCTGAACTGATAAAAGAATATGCACGTGCCAATGCCTCGATCGGTATCAACGGTACGGTACTGAATAATGTAAATGCCTCGCCCAAGATGCTGTCGGCTATATATATTAATAAGGTAAAGCAGTATGCCGACATCCTGCGCCCCTATGGCATCAAGGTGTATCTCTCGGTTAACTTTGCTTCGCCCATGAGCATTCCTGCCAAAGGCTTTAATGGCGGCAAGCCCATCAAGACGGCCGACCCGCTGAACCCCAAAGTAAAAGCCTGGTGGAAAGCAAAGGCTAAGGAGATATATGCACAGATTCCCGACTTTGGCGGATTCCTGGTAAAGGCCAACTCGGAAGGACAGCCTGGACCATTCGACTATAAGCGCACGCATGCTGATGGTGCAAACATGCTGGCCGATGCAGTGAAACCATTCGGCGGCATCATCATGTGGCGCAGTTTTGTATATGGTGCTGCCCATAGTGGCGAGGACCGCGTCAAGCAGGCTGTAAGCGAATTTAAGGACCTGGATGGCAAGTTCCGCGACAATGTGATTCTGCAGTCAAAGAATGGTCCTCTGGACTTCCAACCACGCGAACCGTACGCTCCTATCTTCGACAATATTAAAAACACAAAACAAATGGCCGAGTTGCAGATTACTCAGGAATACTTAGGCCAGTCGCGCCACCTTACCTACTTAGCCCCCATGTGGCGCGAGTTCTTTGGATTTGTTGCACCCGAGAAATTAGTTGGCATTGCAGGTGTTGCCAACATCGGATTGGATAAGAACTGGTGCGGTCACCACTTCTCACAGGCCAACTGGTATGCCTTTGGTCGTCTGGCATGGAATCCGAACCTGACCAGCGAGCAGATTGCAGAAGAATGGCTGGGTCTGACATTTAATGCTTCGAATAACGAAGCATTAAAGTCGATGATGCTGCGCAGTCGCGAGGCTTGTGTAGATTATATGATGCCAATAGGATTGCACCATATCTTTGCATTTGATGAGCACTACGGACCCGAGCCTGACGGTTACAATGCACACGTTCCCCTGGAGTGGTGCCCTGTTTACTACCATAAGGCCAACAACGACAGCATTGGTTTCAACCGTACTCATACCGGTTCGAATGCCACAGCACAGTATCGAGAGCCATACTGCACACTGTACGACAACATCAACACCTGTCCAGAGCGCTACCTGCTGTGGTTCCACCGAGTGCCATGGAGCTACCGACTGAAAAGCGGTCGCACCGTACTTGAGGAGATGGACTATCGCTACGCACGTGGCGTGAAAGAGGTTGAGGACTTTATCCGCATCTGGAACGAGACCAAACCAAACATCGACGAGCAGCGCTGGCAAGAAGTAGATGCCCGCTTACAGCATCAACTCGAAAATGCCAAGGAATGGCAGAAAGTATGTATGGATTACTTCAGTAGTTTTACAAAGAAATAA